The window CTGCAAACAGAGGCCTTGACCACTCGTGGGCACAGAAAGATCCTTTGGTGCCTTATGTAAGAATAGGCAGAGTctagtgtcctggccaaattaaAATGTGGAAACAGCACACCTCCCTACGAGCTTCCCCTGCTTTTATTTCGTAAAAAGGGCCTCATGTGGCTGATGCAGAGTAGCTGTTGCATTCCCTTCCCTCcaaaaaagggagctgcaggttcCTGTATTTATAGTTCATTCTTTAGGCTCCTTCAGGATGAAGCGTGTACAAGCATGAAGTTAGTCTTCTGCAGTAAAACTATTTGAGCTGCCTAGAATTTGCTATGTTTCAGTCTTCGTGTTTTCTGCTGAGATGAGCAGGGTTTGTGTTAGAAGGAAAGTGAATTCTTACCCAACTGTTTTGTGCGTCTCCATCAAAGTGGTGCCGTTTGGTCCCGGGACAGGCATGGAGTTGTAGCGAATGCTGACCTGTGATTTACGGAGCAGACTCTCCCGGGCTATTTTGAGGCCCTCATAAAACATGGCTAGGAAGAATACTGCGACAAAAGCACCAGCCATTTCTGATAGACAGGAAAGGACAGAACAAGGTTACTGTCTCTGCACAGGATGAGCCATCTGCTTCAAGCACACAGAGAAAAGCACCTAACAATCCAACAAATAGCTCCCACCGCACAGGCCACAGGGAGTGCGATGTCCAACCCCATAAAGCGAAACTCTCAACCACATTTGCTAAGGCTTGTGCAACACTCAAATAGTGACACGGAAGTCATCCCATCACCTTCAGCCTCTGTGCCCCAATTTCCAACCTGTTAACCATCTTGCCCTGGACACTCTAGGAACCTATGACCTCATGGGGTGGGGTCATTCAGACAAGACTGACCAGTAGCAAGCCTTTGGTTTGGCCTGTGGTGAGCAACAAGTCAGCCGCTTTGCTAAAATAGCTTTACTAACCTCCAGGTGTATTGATCACCAGTCCAGAAAACAGCAGCGGCACGTTCTTGTAGCTGAAGTGGAAAGTCATGTCCTGGTCAAGacagaaaaatcatttaaaaccTCAGCAAGATGTGTAAGCTTCAAGGGAGGGAGATAGAGCTTCACAGAGCACACAGATGAGTCCTAAGGAAGTTAAATGGAAGGACTGTGTTACAATATAACTAGAGTTAACCTTGGAGGCAGTTCATTCTGGTCAGTAACTAAGTACATAGTTGAAGTAACATTCTACCACAAACCTAGTGTAGCACTGCGGTCTGAGTTTCTGCTAGGTATTGCTGTGCACACTCCAGTTACAGCTGTAACTAGTTGCTTGTCCATTTGTAACCAACTATTTTAATTGGAAAGTCACTGGATTTTACTCTAAAAATTTCTCCAGCAGCATTTTTATTACTTTGCCTATATGTAAATTTCCATCAGTGGATTttgttttgtcagtttgtgtgtgcaCGGTGATTAACATTTATCCATAAAAATCTAACCCTTCAAACCCTACCTATAAAACTTAAATAAAGGGCTTATTGTtttgttaatttctttttaaaaagtgatcgCACGTACATCGTTAAGGTGTGCCCAGTGTGTTGTCTGAAGATGCACAGTTCTGTGGCGatgcaccttccccccccccagtgttaaAAAGATCTGCGAATCTTACTGGCAGATGTCTTCAGGTTATAAAAAGATGACAATGTAAATTAAAGACAGAACAGAGAGAGGATGCGtcttcttcaggcaactaacagaagttactagatcacaggccctggttttcatgggggacttcaatcaccccgatatctgctgggagagcaatacagcaatgcacagacaatccaggaagtttttggaaattgtaggggacaattttctggtgcaagtgctggaggaaacaactaggggcagagctcttcttgaccagctgctcacaaacagaaaaattagtaggggaagtgaaagtggatgggaacctgggaggcagtgaccatgagatggtcaagttcaggatcctgacacaaggaagaaaggagagcagcagaatatggactctggacttcagaaaaggagACTTTTCtgctgatgggcaggatcccctgggagaacaacatgacagggaaaggagtccaggagagctggctgtattttaaagaatctttattgaggttgcaggaacaaaaccatcccaatgtgcagaaagaatagtatatatggcaggcgaccagcttggcttaacagtgaaatccttgcacacaacacaaacacaaaaaagaagcttacaagaagtggaagattggacaaatgactaggTAGGAGTATagaaatattgctcaggcatgcaggactgaaatcaggaaggccaaatcacactggagttgcagctagcaaggggatatgatagaagagtatataaaatcatgagtgatgtggagaaagtggataaggaaaagttatttacttattcccataatacaagaactagtggtcatcaaatgaaattaataggcagcaggtttaaaacaaataaaaggaagttcttcttcacgcagcgcacagtcaacttgtggaactccttacctgagaaggttgtgaaggctaggactataacagagtttaaaagagaactggataaattcatggtggttaagtccattaatggctattagccaggacgggtaaggaacggtatccctagcctctgtctgacagaggatggagatggatggcaggagagagatcacttgatcattgcctgttaggttcactccctctggggcaccctggcattggccactgtcggccgacaggatactgggctagatggacctttggtctgacccggtacggcctttcttatgttcttatgttaagggatgttaagagtaacaagaagggtttctacaggtatgttagcaacaagaaagtgGTCAAGGAAAGTATGGGCCCCTTATTGAATGGGGGAGGAAACCTGGTGACAAAGAAtggaaaagctaatgtactcaatgctttttttgcctccgtcttcacaaacaaggtcagttccGAGACTACTGCACTgtgcagtacagtatggggaggaggcgaCCAGGCCTCTGTGGATAAagaaactatttagaaaagctggacgagcacaagttcatggggctggatgcactgcatctgagggtgctaaaggaggtggtggatgtgattgcagagccattggccattatctttgaaaacttatggTAATCGGGGGAGGTTCAgggtgactggaaaaaggctaatgtagtgcccatctttaaaaaaggaaaggatgaCAACCAAGGGAACTACAGTCCCtttagcctcacctcagtccctagaaaaatcatggagcaggaatcaattttgaagcactgagaggagaggaaggtgatcaggaatagtcaacatggattcaccaagggaaagtcatgcctgaccaacctgcttgccttctatgaggagataactggctgtgtggaatggggaaagcggtggacgtgttattccttgactttagcaaagcttttgatacagtctcccacagtattcttgccagcaagttaaagaagtacgggctggatgaatggactatatggTGGATAgagagctggctagatcatcaggctcaacaggtagtgatcaatggctccatgtctagttggcagccggtatgaagaggagtgccccaaaggtcggtcctggggccggttttgttcaatatcttcgttaatgatctggagaatggcgtGGATTACACCctgagcaagtttgcagatgacactaaactgggaggagtgttagataccctggagggtagagataggatacagagggacctagacaaattggaggattgggccaaaagaaatctgatgacatTCAATGGACAAATGCTGAGCCCTGCACTTAGTGCAGAAGAATCCCATGAAttgctacaaactagggaccgagtggctaggcagcaattctgcagaaaagggcctagaagctggatatgagtcaacagtggcCCCCTGTTGCCAAGGAAGTTAacagcattttgggttgtataagtaggggcattgccagcagatagagggatgtgatcattcccctctattctgcattcgtgaagcctcatctggagtactgtgtccagttttgggccctgcactacaagaagcatgtggaaaaattggaaagagtccagcagaggacaacaaaaatgattagggggctggagcacatgacttatgaggagaggctgagggaactgggattatttagtctgcagaagagaagaatgagggggaatttgatagcggctttcaactacctgaaagggggttccaaagaggatggatctagactgttctcagtggtactagatgacagaacaaggattaatggtctcaggttgcagtgggggaggtttagattggatatcaggaaaaacattttcactaggagggtggtgaagcactggaatagattacctagggaggtggtagaatctccttccttagaggtttttaaggtcaggcttgacaaagccctgactgggatgatttagttgggaattggtccttgtAAAGGTGTATGACTCACCCctgtagcacctcctgctggttgcttctgggaattagcttgtccagcctccggagcaccctgtgcaggccggtgtcctgcttgtagctggcccccgtgtccctcccagacctgggTGCCTCTttaccctggggctgccccctggcaatacccccaccacTCTCTATGGGTCTCCCTTCTCTGGGAAACctccaaccctctaatccccaccttgcctcagtctgggctactgccagtcatcaccaagCCTCCGCTCCCtcgggcagactgcagtgtaaaagccagtCATCATAGGCAAGagggttcagacctgctgccttcctctgcctcccagtacctctatgggccttggaccaggccctgcagccttgggagttgccagcctggagctacCCTGCTCCTgtggctctccccagccctgcttcacttccAGTACCCTTACTGCAGGCAGCCTGGAGAAAGACTCCTTCTGGGagtctggctcacagccttttatacaggccagctgtggcctgattggggcatggcccagctgcagctgctctgccaatcagcccagcttttctcctgccccagccctctgccagggctatTTTaagcccttccgggcaggagcgggggaaccaccccactacagtcctgctttgagcaggggcatggactagatgacctcctgaggtcccttcacaCACTCTATACATATTGATGAGAGAGCTTCGCAGAAGAGAGTCCTGACTCCACCAGTATAACAGAAATGCAgggtgggtgtctgggctggtACCAGCAGGATTCAGGAAGCTGTAATAgcaaggagggaagtcacccatCTCATTTCACATGGCAAACCAGACAGCAGCAAATGCTAAGTGAGTGGAATGGCCCCTCTCTCCAGTGGGCCACAGTATGCAGGGTCcatttaatcatagaatatcaggattggatgggacctcaggaggtcatctagtccaaccccctgctcaaagcaggactaatccccagacagatttttaccccagttccctaaatggtcctctcaaggattgaactcacaaccctgggtttaaggaggctaatgctcaaaccactgagctatcccttcccccttatAGGAGCAGCATCTGCAGTGGCTGCCACATAACATTTAGTATGAAAATGGGTGCAAAGACACAACTCTCAGTCCTAGGGGGAGGAACTGAAAGAGAAAAAGCAGCACAAATACCAGAAAGCTAGTGGAGCCAGTCAGTAAGGTATTTCCACCTGTAGTGAGAGGAGAACAATGGAGACAGCCAGCCAGGGGGATTAGAGGGAAAGTTTCTGTCTACCTCTGCTGGCAAGAGGGCACTGTGACAGTGccacccataaggctttatggaaatatgcttatataacataactagaatgtgttttctgctacatatgccatgtaacatatctctgtaaagtcatgatctactgaatctattaatcctatttgtatgcacgtGTCATTTTTGTactcgaagttatgaatattggctgcatacttgtttgattctaagtagtctgtagtgaagcagttggtcggcttcctgagaaaagactattctcagtaagtgcctcatcaagaaacacttaagccaacaatgaacttggaaaTACCAGTCCACATCTggactttcccaggaatgtggcttggctggtaaggaactcagtcatgcacggacatgtgacttgcccaggtgactccaatactccattttgtagctggactttgcataggagagaggagggggtctccacccacaagagaaagtctatttaagcccggggaggcccctccattttgtcttcagctggctaaagagagagcctctccacccccaaagatacctgaaagaaaattggaacaaaggacagtgactgcaaggggtgtgagtgattactggacccagactaaaaggagattagtctgtaaaaggaaggtttcagagtagcagccgtgttagtctgtatccgcaaaaagaacaggagtacttgtggcaccttagagactaacaaatttattagagcataagctttcgtgggctacagcatccgaagaagtgggctgtagcccacgaaagcttatgctctaataaatttgttagtctctaaggtgccacaagtactcctgttctttttgtaaaaggaagcttactggtgagattatctgtattcagtttgattagacataatttgcatgttttattttattttgcttggtgacttactttgttctgtctgttactacttggaaccacttaaatcctactttctgtatttaataaaatcactttttacttattaatcaactcagagtatgtgttaatacctgggtgggcaaacaactgtgcatatctctctatcagtgttatagagagtgaacaatttgagtttaccctgcgtaagctttatacagggtaaaatggatttatttgggtttagaccccattgggaattgggcatctgagtgttaaagacaagaacacctcTGTTAGCTGCTTCCAGgaaagcctacagctgttaggggacatgattcagacctgggtctgggtttgtagcaggctagtgagTCTGgttcaaaccaggcagggcactgaagtcctagcTGACacggcaggaaagcaggggcagaagtagtcttggcacatcaggtggcagctcccaagagggtttctgtgatccaacccgtcacaggctcCTATGCCCTCTCCCAAtcagtagagcaggggtgggcaaaccacaGCCTGTGgaaccatcctgcccggcccctgagctctcggctggggaggctccccccagcccttcctccaccttcccccctcccccagagtcacGCTGCTATGCGGGCAGCACTCTGTGGGGTGGGGCAGCGtgtcaagggggtggggggcggggccgtggtgttggataaggggcagggagttgggggcgggcagtcaggggacagggagtgggggggttggatggcagTGGGgtccgggggagggggtgtgattACGGTTGGGGGTGCttcgggagggggtggtcaggggaccaggagtgaggggggttggatggtttgggagttctgaggggggcagtcagggggcgggaagtgggaggaggtctgatagggggcagagccaggctgtttggggaggcacagccttcactacccggccctccatacaattttgcaaccccaatgtgggcctcgggccaaaaagtttgcccactcctacAGTAGAGGAAACAACATGGTGATTGACACACAAACTGGCACCCACCAAGATACTGTACATTCAGCCTGGCACTGTCCTGCACTCAGGGCATGGGGATGAGTTAAGGAATGGGGTTGGGCTTGGTTACTTTGATTCAGTCATAACTTAGATCCTTCTCTCATTTATTACAGTGAATGTTCTTCACAGAGCTGGTTAATGTTTTTGCTAAGAGCTCAGGTGAAGAGTTCTattccaggagttctcaaatgggggtcaggacccctcagggggtcacgaggttattacatggcggggtcgcgagctgtcagcccccaATCCCCACTTTgcattcagcatttataatggtgttaaatatataaaagtgtttttaattcataaagggggtcacactcagaggcttgctatatgaaaggggtcaccaatataaaagtttgagaaccactgttctattaATTTCCTTTTGTCTATAGGAGAATCCCAGTAAGGAAAGATCACATGTTCTTTGGTCCAAATGACTCTGAGCAGCTATCCCAGCAAATGCCTAGAGAGGCCCTTCCAGAAACACTCAGGCTTTCATGCATGTCTTCTGCTCACAAAAGGTGGGGTGCCAAGCATGCAGGCTACCTGGCTTTCTGCAAGGGAAGCACAGTTTGCAATAAAATGAGCCCAACTCTTGAACACATTTCATATGACCGAATATCCTCTGGGGAAACTGCCCTTCTTGCCTCTCCCAGCTCAGACACACAAACCAAGGCAGGACAGATTTTCATTTATGTTAGCAGCTGCCACTGAAGACAGAACAGCACATTTGGGGCAAGCAGCAATATTAGAGGATTTAAAGAATCCTTGTAGAGAAACACCCCTCAGGAAGTGAGCTCAGTAACTGGGTGGATGGATTTAGTACTACTAAGTCATGTCCTCCCTGCAGCTAAACATTAATAAATAAGCATTTTAGAAAACTGATTCTGACTCCTTGCTACAAAGAGCCACCTGTTCAGGGAGGCAAAAGTCTTTGGACTTTGGAAACTGAGCTCAGCTTAAGCTCTGGATGATGTGTACTTTTCTGGACTTCACttaccatcatcatcatcccttCTCCATGATTGTGCCCCGGTGATGTTGTAGGGTGATGATGTTCCGAGGTCGGATGATAATGCTCAGAGGTGGATGCCATGGAGCTGTTTGCATGGTGGCTGGACATCTTTACTGCAGAGTTGTCAATGATGGCACACACAGGACAGTGGGAGCCTTGAAGAAAGATGGAATAATGGACATTAGGGCAAGAGTCACAGGAAACCCTTCCACAAACAGAAGGCAGTTTCTTTGTCCACAAAGAAGAAGTCAGGCCTCCAACAAGCCACACCATGAAAACTGCTGTCCTAGAGATGTGGCTTATGGCTTGGGACATACCATCATCCCTCAAGCTCCGTACACAGAACTCAAAGCAAATGTTGCATTTCCAATGAGGTGTGTGTCCATTAGGTTAATTTCTTTAATATCTTTGCAACTCTCTAGTGGGTGGTAGGCACACAAGGTCATTACCCTGAAGAACCTACAATCCAATTGAGAAAACATGCAGCAGGGAAGAAAGGATCCTTGTGAAAAAGTCTCCTCTAAACTCCAGACGTTGAACATGCAAAAGCTGACTTTTGTTGCTTCAGAATCTAATTGCTCCCAAGCCCCATTTTAATTCAATCTATCAAAAGATCAGATTCACAATAATTCTCCTAATTGGCAGCCATGCATTTGATTGGGAACAGGTCTATCCAAAAATTGAATTAGTTTGGGACAAGAGTTATTGCTCACGAAAAGGTCTGGAATAGCCCCAGGCAAGCCAGTCACATTTTGAGGAACTTTTGTTCTTTACCTCTCCCTCTAATTACTTTAGacataatgagagagagagaaaaacatatAGAAGGCTGCAAATCCAAACCCATTAAATCTGTTTACTGCAAATCAAGTGGGTCTGGACAGGCACTTTAGAACAAGGAGAGAGCGAATAAATGGTTAATAGTGGTCAtggtttctccccctccctggggTGTGGCGCCTGTCACAGGAGCTGATCTCAAAATGCTCTGCAGAGTAAAAGAGCAAAGGCAGAAAGGGATTAAGGGTTCAGAGGAGATTTAGAAAGGAGCTGGAGAGTCGGTGAGGCATAGGGATACAGAGaaggggacaacttatacctcaTATTAAACATTGAAGTGAATGATATAGCTAATATAATCTactgggcagagggggaagaaAGAATCCCTCTTTCCATATTTGCTGCCCAAACTCAAGGGTTTGGCATGAGGAGTACAGAGGCCACACAGGCATGATCAGACTGTGAGTAAATTAAGGGAATATTAAGGGCTAGTGCAAATAGCAGAAGAAAGTCACTACTGTATCCTCAGCGCTCTCACCTGGGAGCAAGCAATACAGGTGGGCTCAGTGTTTATTTGTTCAATGCATCTGAAGGGCCTATTGCCTCATCTACATGCACATACAACTGTTAAATTTCAAAGCCAAAGAGCCAGAGTGGaggcggacacacacacacacctcaaatcTCTCCTGCCCAAGCAAAGGGGCAAACAACTGTACAGCCCTGTATATTAGGTCATGCAAGAGACATGCTGCATGGGCACTGCAGAGCAACCAGGGCCTTGAGCAGAAGCACGGTGCCTCAAATAGAcagagactcaggagacctgggctctcttcccagctctaccaGCAATTTGCCGTGTGGTCTTAGTTAAGTCATTTAGCACCAGTCCTGAAGGCTCTCCCAGTGCTTGACAAAACTGAAAAGCATTGCTCTGCTCCCCTTGGAGAGATGTGCTAGGTAGCCCTATTGACTACAACAGACTGTGCTCTGGGTCCTTTATGGTCTAGGATTCTATTCACAACAAAAcgatccaatttaaaaaaaaaacaatgaaatgaAAACCCACCTCAACCATCCTAAAGCCACAAGCTACAGGAGACAGTGGGAAGGGGAGTGTTGTGTGCAGAAGAGATGGAGAAAGGTCTTCAATATGGGAGCAATGGTGATCAGGAAACAGCCCAGCTATTGCAGAAGTTTTTAGGTGGTTGGGAAGTGGAAGGGGAGAGGCTGAGATAAGCACACCAGAAACTGATGCAGGCTGGAGTGAGCTCTGAGTTTACCAgtgctctcaaacttttttactggtgacccctttcacatagcaagcctctgactgtgacccccccttataaattaaaaacacttttttatataataaacaccattataaatgctggagcaaagcagggtttggggcggAGGTtaacagctcgcgaccccccatgtaataaccttgtgaccccctgaggggtcctgacccccagtttgagaacccctttaAGCTAAATAATTAAGTGATGTTTCCAGAGTTTGAGGATTTTGTGCATTCTgccacccctcccttcccacagTAGGATAATATGAAATCCCCCGTGCCCCCCACAGGAAACCGCCTTCATTCCCCCACTGATGtctttaattagggttaccatacgtccggattttcccagacatgtctggctttttgggctccaaatccccgtccggggggaaatcccaaaaagccggacatgtccgggaaaatcgggacatgggggccggcggtgccgggccgggggctcgggggccggccaggccgggggctcggggccggccgggccgggggctcgggggccagcGGCTCGGGGGCTggcggtcggccgggccgggccgggggctcggaaGCCGGCAgtcggccgggctgggggctcgggggccggtgGGGCTGGAGGCTCGGGAGCCGGCGGTCGGCGGGGCCGCGGGCTCGGGAGCCGGCGGTCGGCGGGGCTGGGCCGCGGGCTCGGGAGCCGGCggtcggcggggccgggccgggggctcgggagccggcggttggcggggccgggggctcggaaGCCGgtggtcggccgggccgggccgggggctcggaaGCCGGCAgtcggccgggctgggggctcgggggccggtgGGGCTGGAGGCTCGGGAGCCGGCGGTCGGCGGGGCCGCGGGCTCGGGAGCCGGCGGTCGGCGGGGCTGGGCCGCGGGCTCGGGAGCCGGCggtcggcggggccgggccgggggctcgggagccggcggttggcggggccgggggctcggaagccggcggtcggccgggccggcggggcccggccgggggtgctcggccggggacctgggggccggcggtgctgggcgggccgggggtgctctgccggggaccagcagtgctgggcgggctgacccaggctggagacgccggggggggggccagactgggccgtgtctcctccccccacacctcccttacctgcttcaggcttcccgcgaatcaaatattcgcgggaagcaggggagggggcggagttgg is drawn from Chrysemys picta bellii isolate R12L10 chromosome 18, ASM1138683v2, whole genome shotgun sequence and contains these coding sequences:
- the SLC31A1 gene encoding high affinity copper uptake protein 1 is translated as MSSHHANSSMASTSEHYHPTSEHHHPTTSPGHNHGEGMMMMDMTFHFSYKNVPLLFSGLVINTPGEMAGAFVAVFFLAMFYEGLKIARESLLRKSQVSIRYNSMPVPGPNGTTLMETHKTVGQQMLSFPHLLQTVLHIIQVVVSYFLMLIFMTYNAYLCIAVAAGAGTGYFLFSWKKAVVVDITEHCH